A single genomic interval of Aureliella helgolandensis harbors:
- a CDS encoding DUF58 domain-containing protein, with the protein MTNRCRILILVGVLGGLAGVLRSQDTLAILSLSILVWLFFSWCWFRIQTQWQWTHIRCTRYIHGRPAQQCVLWADRRIEVELRVELPRIRFGAPVVVRDWVPESVTQLSGESFASVDWLASSQCLIYQVLINSAGSVIFPGTQFQFQDPQGLFIAERFHDEELHLRSLPSFATTVDSHPNVKRLNSIPQHGIHRLQRAGLGSELLELREYQSGDPPKSIAWKVSARRDRLMTRQYESEVPVRLTLLVDGYASNRMGGWGLRMLDQLNYVAASVGRSAISAGDLVGYALMDQGGVKRRRPSGGERAFFQLLEALAEFTADAELPPPAYTRSLLHSALAVCQRRYPELMESKVNRLPWTFWPLPPWRKNWRHRQQIAALLGVVQQLSSTQTAQLAFDDHSMAVAIQRLLRESGWDDNGSTLPESSPRTPDRIPMFAREVLKSVSLARDNEVFVLMLDLLDADSDLDPLLAAVRVAVARHHRVVCICPTPTTHAFQSTDGDSSSQLTPLERELQVLSHAAELRVLRQIQPLKRMLRKSGARVAFAGDRQAIALVLSEAELVGSGRTLARSTR; encoded by the coding sequence ATGACGAATCGTTGTCGAATTCTGATATTGGTGGGCGTGCTGGGAGGGCTGGCGGGAGTCCTGCGCAGTCAAGATACGCTGGCCATCCTTTCGCTGAGCATCCTGGTGTGGTTGTTTTTTAGCTGGTGCTGGTTTCGGATCCAAACGCAGTGGCAGTGGACTCATATTCGCTGCACGCGGTATATCCACGGGCGGCCCGCACAGCAATGCGTCCTGTGGGCGGACCGACGCATCGAGGTTGAATTGCGGGTGGAACTGCCACGCATTCGATTTGGAGCGCCTGTGGTGGTTCGCGACTGGGTGCCCGAATCGGTAACACAATTGAGTGGCGAGAGTTTTGCTTCCGTCGATTGGCTGGCCTCCTCTCAATGCTTGATCTACCAAGTGCTGATCAACTCCGCCGGCAGTGTCATTTTCCCTGGAACTCAGTTCCAATTTCAAGATCCACAGGGATTGTTTATCGCGGAACGCTTTCATGACGAAGAGTTGCATCTGCGGTCGCTCCCAAGTTTTGCGACTACAGTGGATTCGCACCCCAATGTGAAGCGCTTGAATTCGATCCCTCAGCATGGTATCCACCGCTTGCAACGCGCCGGCTTGGGCTCCGAGCTACTCGAGCTCCGAGAGTATCAGTCTGGGGATCCTCCCAAGTCAATTGCTTGGAAGGTTTCGGCGCGTCGCGATCGCTTGATGACCCGCCAGTATGAATCGGAAGTTCCCGTGCGACTGACCCTTTTGGTCGATGGCTACGCATCGAATCGAATGGGAGGTTGGGGGCTGCGCATGCTGGACCAGCTCAACTATGTGGCTGCCAGCGTGGGGCGGTCCGCGATTTCCGCTGGCGATTTGGTAGGGTATGCATTGATGGACCAGGGAGGGGTGAAACGCCGCCGGCCCAGTGGGGGAGAGCGCGCATTCTTCCAGTTGCTCGAAGCCTTGGCCGAGTTTACCGCAGACGCAGAACTGCCACCGCCCGCTTACACTCGATCTCTCCTACACAGCGCCTTGGCCGTTTGCCAGCGTCGCTATCCTGAGTTGATGGAGAGCAAGGTCAATCGTCTGCCGTGGACCTTCTGGCCACTGCCTCCTTGGCGAAAGAATTGGCGCCATAGGCAGCAGATTGCGGCTTTGCTGGGAGTTGTTCAACAGCTGAGCTCCACGCAAACTGCACAACTCGCTTTCGATGACCACAGCATGGCGGTGGCCATCCAGCGTCTTTTGCGTGAAAGTGGATGGGATGATAACGGTTCAACCCTGCCCGAATCCTCGCCGCGAACGCCAGATCGCATCCCTATGTTCGCTCGCGAGGTGCTCAAATCGGTATCTCTGGCACGCGACAACGAGGTCTTTGTCTTGATGCTGGACCTGCTGGATGCCGATAGCGACCTGGACCCTCTTCTGGCAGCGGTGCGAGTGGCTGTAGCACGGCATCACCGTGTTGTTTGTATTTGCCCAACCCCAACAACGCACGCTTTCCAATCGACAGACGGGGATTCTTCCTCTCAACTTACGCCACTGGAGAGGGAATTGCAGGTGTTGAGCCACGCGGCCGAGTTGCGTGTGCTCCGGCAGATCCAACCGCTCAAACGCATGTTGCGCAAGTCGGGGGCTCGGGTGGCCTTTGCTGGAGATCGTCAGGCCATAGCACTTGTGCTGTCCGAAGCTGAATTGGTGGGCAGTGGCCGTACCTTGGCAAGGAGTACACGATGA
- a CDS encoding AAA family ATPase produces MSDTLELAQQVRELRQRTLSAVRTVVVGMDDVVQQLLISLLAGGHVLLEGVPGTAKTTLCRTFSAVLGIAYERVQFTPDLLPSDVTGTQVLDRQTSDFVLRKGPIFCQLLLADELNRAPARTQSALLEAMQERQVTIEGKTLPLPEPFMVLATQNPIEQEGVYRLPEAQLDRFLFRIEVGYPDRGDEVNMLSLHSRPIPTPAPVTSTEEVLEIQRRVDNVYSTSELQGYIIDLIRQTRQHPDLILGGSPRAAINLMRSSRVQALMAGRDYLTHEDVQNVCLPVLGHRIIMRPEAEMDGRSAQEVIQEVIASVPVLTESSPSNR; encoded by the coding sequence GTGTCCGACACCCTTGAACTCGCCCAACAGGTCCGTGAACTCAGGCAGCGTACGCTTTCAGCCGTGAGGACGGTCGTGGTTGGGATGGATGACGTTGTCCAGCAACTCCTCATTTCTCTCTTAGCCGGTGGGCACGTATTGCTGGAAGGGGTGCCAGGCACCGCCAAGACGACCCTATGCAGGACCTTTTCCGCCGTATTGGGAATCGCCTATGAACGGGTGCAGTTCACCCCTGACTTGCTTCCCTCGGATGTGACGGGAACGCAAGTCCTCGATCGCCAAACTAGTGATTTTGTACTCCGCAAAGGACCGATTTTCTGCCAATTGTTGCTTGCTGATGAACTCAATCGAGCCCCTGCCAGAACCCAATCGGCGCTGCTGGAAGCAATGCAAGAACGACAGGTAACGATTGAAGGCAAGACGCTTCCACTTCCCGAGCCGTTTATGGTGTTGGCTACCCAGAACCCAATCGAACAGGAAGGGGTCTACCGCTTGCCGGAAGCGCAGTTGGATCGCTTTTTGTTCCGCATCGAAGTTGGGTACCCGGATCGCGGGGACGAAGTCAATATGTTGAGCTTGCATAGTCGGCCGATTCCCACTCCGGCCCCGGTGACGAGTACAGAGGAAGTGCTGGAGATTCAGCGGCGGGTCGACAACGTCTATTCCACCAGTGAGCTGCAGGGCTACATTATCGACCTGATACGCCAGACGCGCCAGCATCCCGATTTGATTCTTGGGGGGAGTCCGCGAGCGGCGATCAATCTAATGCGTTCCTCCCGAGTGCAGGCTCTCATGGCCGGTCGTGACTATTTGACGCATGAGGACGTGCAAAACGTCTGCCTGCCCGTCCTGGGGCACCGCATTATCATGCGTCCCGAAGCTGAGATGGACGGGCGCAGTGCTCAGGAGGTGATTCAAGAGGTCATCGCATCCGTCCCTGTGCTTACCGAATCAAGCCCCTCCAACCGTTAA
- a CDS encoding DUF4350 domain-containing protein gives MTSSDSKQMWLRAGCLLLALIGGGLPADGLGQEVAQAPGAAQATSVPVDWQFRFDLFEMLLEQTGLNVSDSVDPILSDPTQSVLVVLGNPDVLEDLAPSLHRFVEHGGALLFATDNSVWISSYWHIGGGPVKTSQKKYMVQGHQDCLKLDALAQDSPLTEGVGEIVLNRSGWLNRLDRRWGVWQHVATLPSSVTPEAASRRPVLASLDLKSSSGGRMVLAADHSLFTNGMLWHGDNAILAINVAKFLNSGKRRQLCFLKDGQPLASFREKLPELLPPEELPPVPLPELELEQMLRVANTVISKVEDSDLLNEFVADRPRRLSSRSYYRVLLLGLAALLFLIAVFLVSGKSKRFTTPWKNRRKMSNLDLAQMASSRAIPRAVQRSQAAQVLASQFLTDLTNSANPEIWRARVVAIDQESPSHDESRQFQLASILDVACQPSNSPWPRQRLLEFNSAVERLRQVLIPRRQV, from the coding sequence ATGACTTCATCGGACAGCAAGCAAATGTGGCTTCGCGCAGGATGTCTCTTGCTCGCGTTGATTGGGGGGGGCCTTCCGGCGGATGGTCTCGGGCAGGAGGTGGCGCAGGCACCAGGGGCCGCCCAAGCGACATCGGTGCCAGTCGATTGGCAATTCCGTTTTGATTTGTTTGAGATGTTGTTGGAGCAAACGGGATTGAACGTCTCGGATTCTGTCGATCCGATTCTCTCGGATCCAACCCAATCGGTTCTCGTGGTGCTCGGAAACCCTGACGTCCTGGAGGACTTGGCACCTAGCCTGCATCGCTTCGTCGAGCATGGAGGCGCGCTGTTGTTCGCTACGGACAATAGCGTCTGGATTTCATCCTACTGGCATATTGGCGGCGGTCCAGTGAAGACGTCGCAGAAGAAATATATGGTGCAGGGGCATCAGGATTGTCTCAAGCTCGATGCGTTGGCCCAGGACAGTCCGCTCACCGAGGGGGTGGGGGAGATTGTCCTCAATCGCAGTGGTTGGCTCAACCGTCTCGACCGCCGCTGGGGAGTCTGGCAGCATGTGGCCACGCTTCCGTCCAGCGTCACCCCTGAGGCAGCTAGTCGACGGCCGGTCTTAGCATCGCTTGACTTGAAATCCTCGTCAGGGGGACGCATGGTGTTGGCCGCAGATCACAGCCTGTTCACCAATGGGATGCTATGGCATGGAGACAACGCAATTCTGGCGATCAACGTTGCGAAGTTCCTCAATTCAGGCAAACGCCGCCAACTCTGCTTTTTGAAGGATGGCCAACCACTAGCCAGCTTTCGCGAAAAGCTGCCTGAACTGTTGCCTCCCGAAGAGCTGCCACCGGTCCCCCTCCCGGAACTTGAACTTGAGCAAATGCTGCGAGTTGCCAACACGGTGATCTCCAAAGTTGAGGATTCCGATTTGCTCAACGAGTTTGTCGCCGATCGGCCGAGACGCCTCTCCTCTCGCAGCTATTACCGGGTCCTGCTGCTGGGGTTGGCCGCCCTGCTATTCCTGATTGCCGTTTTTCTGGTATCGGGCAAGTCGAAGAGGTTTACGACACCTTGGAAGAATCGCCGCAAAATGTCGAATCTCGATTTGGCGCAGATGGCATCGAGCCGTGCCATACCGAGAGCCGTGCAACGCAGTCAGGCAGCTCAAGTTTTAGCCTCACAATTTTTGACCGATCTTACGAACTCAGCCAATCCTGAGATTTGGCGGGCTCGGGTGGTTGCCATCGATCAGGAGTCGCCGTCGCATGACGAGTCGCGGCAATTCCAACTGGCCTCTATACTCGATGTAGCCTGCCAGCCATCGAACAGTCCCTGGCCACGGCAGCGTTTGTTGGAATTCAACTCAGCGGTTGAGCGATTGCGACAAGTCCTAATTCCGCGACGGCAGGTTTAA
- a CDS encoding DUF4129 domain-containing protein — protein sequence MAHWKNGLIALMVSLMLGLLLPRQCAVAQDASGGRPAAELAQRSLELPAGATNDAILQFRMMQHLSALVTQHEAQARSKADQPTSPLEALAPLLKDLNHEQLAALQELMKHAPPIGSSGVDQQAELNSWAKSLAAGELPPGLPPAAAQEAAKALQQPQSTSKLQELLERYQRDRRLPFQPGAGGDDGPQLSSPQLPGSVDGSGAPRSAAESNRIPPVGSSPAGQLPDSKSPSSDSGGSDSLRSNPTIPNPTAPNPTAPNQTAPRSNAESVGGSNPNASSLGLGDLYSRRLQRAKQQLAATSLAPAADDSTANTRPSGLSPLRSPAEPGDARELRPERYPSGSPESANAEVPQSGLSSPAANSAASAEPVATGSAAAPGAGREQILGWLKNLAPQGSTSTVREPAGLPSVPEFLQGVQQDASQLPPLSSLLEAAGIGGLSEALAGAGKGMSQQEVKDAIRALAPEGINRKLDRDGFRKTFRDLLSQAQSESQRGKSGGRDSTGTSDGAFSGFEASLMQALDGVRDDVMDMAKDLKPKRTPSAVPRATNAASSLNAAEHARTGGTKEGGDGPIGGSDSPSTSSTTAGIGSASGSSSAKTSVSSVRKFAQSASEFLKSLAAAPAAPSPSGAGQGSVGMGPSVNSGLRMDLLLLLMLIGLVVLIWYLRRAAAMTPGASNLAPAMHHYEIQTQADIIRVFHALAQRSTSPAERWWTHRRAADAILASRPGTDAALDTLARLYEQARYRPLDQPLAAEQLTQARRAVEQCLA from the coding sequence ATGGCTCATTGGAAAAACGGTCTGATTGCACTCATGGTCAGCCTAATGCTAGGGCTGCTGCTGCCGCGACAGTGTGCCGTTGCCCAAGATGCGAGCGGAGGACGGCCTGCTGCGGAGCTGGCGCAGCGAAGCTTGGAGTTGCCAGCTGGAGCGACCAATGATGCTATTCTCCAGTTTAGGATGATGCAGCATTTGAGCGCCTTGGTCACCCAGCACGAGGCTCAGGCTCGCTCCAAGGCCGATCAGCCCACCTCGCCACTAGAAGCATTGGCCCCGCTCTTAAAAGATTTGAATCACGAGCAGCTCGCCGCTTTACAGGAATTGATGAAACACGCTCCCCCAATTGGTTCGAGCGGAGTGGATCAGCAGGCTGAGTTGAACTCCTGGGCGAAATCGCTAGCCGCCGGTGAGCTGCCCCCAGGCTTGCCTCCAGCCGCCGCTCAGGAGGCTGCCAAGGCTCTTCAGCAACCGCAGTCGACGAGCAAACTGCAGGAATTGCTCGAACGCTATCAACGCGATCGACGCCTGCCCTTTCAGCCGGGTGCTGGTGGGGACGACGGCCCGCAACTCTCCAGCCCCCAGCTCCCCGGCTCGGTTGACGGCAGCGGAGCGCCGCGTTCAGCCGCGGAGTCCAACCGCATTCCGCCGGTAGGCAGCTCCCCCGCCGGGCAATTGCCCGATAGTAAATCGCCCAGTAGTGACTCGGGTGGAAGTGACTCGCTTCGTTCCAATCCAACCATACCGAACCCAACTGCGCCGAATCCAACTGCGCCGAATCAAACGGCACCGCGTTCGAACGCTGAGAGTGTGGGGGGCTCGAACCCCAATGCATCGAGTCTGGGGCTTGGAGATCTGTATTCGAGGAGGCTCCAGCGCGCGAAGCAGCAGCTGGCTGCGACCTCTCTCGCTCCTGCGGCTGATGATTCCACGGCAAATACTCGCCCCTCGGGATTGAGTCCCCTTAGATCTCCAGCGGAGCCGGGCGACGCGCGGGAATTACGGCCGGAACGGTACCCGTCTGGCAGCCCGGAGAGTGCGAATGCCGAGGTTCCACAGTCGGGCCTTTCTTCGCCTGCTGCCAATTCTGCAGCGTCTGCTGAGCCGGTTGCTACTGGCAGCGCCGCTGCTCCAGGGGCTGGGCGCGAACAAATTTTAGGCTGGTTGAAGAACCTTGCACCTCAAGGCTCAACCTCGACCGTTCGCGAGCCGGCTGGTCTCCCGTCGGTCCCCGAGTTTCTCCAAGGTGTCCAGCAGGATGCATCGCAACTACCTCCGCTGAGTAGTCTCTTAGAAGCGGCGGGAATAGGGGGACTTTCGGAGGCGCTGGCAGGTGCGGGGAAGGGGATGAGCCAGCAGGAGGTGAAAGACGCGATTCGTGCTTTAGCGCCTGAGGGAATCAATCGCAAGTTGGATCGTGATGGTTTCCGAAAAACGTTTCGTGACCTGCTCAGTCAGGCGCAGAGCGAATCCCAGCGGGGTAAGTCTGGCGGCCGAGATTCCACCGGCACCAGTGATGGGGCATTTTCTGGATTTGAAGCTAGTTTGATGCAAGCCCTGGATGGCGTACGGGATGATGTCATGGACATGGCAAAAGATTTGAAACCCAAACGGACGCCTTCGGCTGTCCCGCGCGCGACCAACGCTGCATCTAGTTTGAATGCAGCAGAGCACGCGAGAACCGGTGGGACGAAAGAGGGGGGAGATGGACCGATTGGGGGTAGTGACAGTCCTAGCACAAGCTCGACGACGGCCGGCATCGGTTCCGCTAGCGGAAGTTCAAGTGCTAAAACGTCCGTATCGTCGGTCCGCAAATTTGCCCAGTCGGCTTCGGAGTTCCTTAAGAGTCTGGCGGCCGCTCCGGCGGCGCCAAGTCCGAGTGGGGCAGGGCAGGGGAGTGTCGGCATGGGGCCTTCCGTTAATTCAGGACTCCGTATGGACTTGCTCCTCCTATTGATGCTCATTGGATTGGTTGTCTTGATCTGGTACCTGCGCCGGGCCGCTGCAATGACTCCGGGTGCATCGAATTTGGCACCCGCAATGCATCACTACGAAATTCAAACACAAGCGGACATCATTCGTGTATTTCACGCACTTGCCCAGCGCTCCACGTCGCCGGCGGAGCGTTGGTGGACACATCGCCGAGCGGCTGATGCGATATTGGCATCACGCCCGGGTACCGATGCGGCGTTGGATACCTTGGCGAGATTGTATGAGCAAGCACGCTATCGTCCTTTGGATCAACCGCTAGCAGCGGAGCAGTTGACTCAAGCGCGGCGCGCCGTGGAACAGTGTCTCGCATGA
- a CDS encoding ABC transporter ATP-binding protein, with translation MSNPSSKTRYQSYLQEVSARRQEKSGSADGNSAEQKTRQRTFWQLLSAFWMQLAEHRPKVLFALFTLTISTLLSLIPPAGTKFAIDYVMTEPPQPMPPWLSAWLPSDLSRMGLLWIIAIAVCGVTLVRTVVHLAGRWYATKAVNMVQADIRRRVFEHSMRLPLHRIQELKSGGATSLIREDAGGIADLIFHMLYNPWQAIIQLVGSLTILVLVDWRLMLGGLLLLPVVWLTHRTWIHRVRPLYKDIRSRRQKIDATTTETFGGIRIVRTFARNKSESSRFTRSTHLLARQQLMVWWSTRIIEVVWEVLIPLASTGLLLYGGWQILNHSMTLGDLMMFLVYLTMLLGPIASIASSAMSFQNNLAGLDRVLDLMDEANEPSGNPGAITLARQQVSGELVFNQVSFRYPAAEQNVLHDVSFTAPAGATVALVGRSGAGKTTLCNLVARFYQPSGGSIELDGRDVRDIHLDSYRKLLGVVEQDVFLFDGTVLDNIAYGRRGATEAEIVEASVAAAAFEFIEALPEGFNTWIGERGVKLSGGQRQRLAIARALLADPRILILDEATSNLDSESERLIQNSLKRLLHGRTAFVIAHRLSTIMHADLILVLDEGRIAEQGTHAELLEQGGLYQRMVVLQTESVPLAQ, from the coding sequence ATGTCGAATCCGAGTAGTAAAACTCGCTATCAGAGCTATCTCCAAGAAGTGTCCGCGCGCCGTCAGGAAAAAAGCGGTTCTGCCGATGGCAATTCTGCAGAACAGAAAACCCGCCAGCGAACTTTCTGGCAATTGCTATCCGCCTTTTGGATGCAGCTGGCCGAGCATCGCCCCAAAGTTCTGTTCGCGTTGTTCACATTAACCATCTCGACACTGCTCAGCCTGATTCCGCCCGCGGGAACCAAGTTTGCCATCGACTATGTCATGACCGAGCCGCCGCAGCCCATGCCCCCTTGGCTGTCGGCCTGGCTACCTAGCGATTTGTCGCGGATGGGGCTGCTGTGGATCATCGCCATCGCCGTTTGTGGTGTGACGTTGGTGCGCACGGTCGTGCACCTGGCGGGACGCTGGTATGCGACCAAAGCGGTGAACATGGTCCAAGCAGACATTCGTCGCCGAGTTTTTGAACATTCGATGCGTCTCCCCCTACATCGCATCCAGGAACTCAAGAGCGGAGGTGCTACGAGCTTGATTCGCGAGGATGCAGGAGGAATCGCCGACCTGATCTTCCACATGCTTTACAACCCGTGGCAAGCGATCATCCAATTGGTCGGTAGCCTTACCATCCTAGTTTTGGTCGACTGGCGACTGATGCTGGGAGGGCTATTGCTACTGCCCGTTGTGTGGCTCACCCACCGGACTTGGATTCACCGCGTGCGTCCTCTGTACAAAGACATCCGCTCGCGTCGCCAGAAGATCGATGCCACCACCACCGAAACGTTTGGTGGCATCCGTATCGTCCGCACCTTTGCTAGAAACAAGAGTGAGTCGAGTCGATTTACGCGCAGCACGCACTTGCTGGCTCGCCAACAATTGATGGTCTGGTGGTCCACCCGAATCATCGAAGTCGTCTGGGAAGTTCTCATCCCGCTCGCTTCGACTGGTTTGCTGCTATATGGAGGTTGGCAGATCCTGAACCACTCAATGACGCTCGGAGATCTAATGATGTTCCTGGTCTATTTGACGATGCTGCTCGGACCGATCGCTTCTATCGCCTCCAGCGCCATGTCCTTCCAAAACAACCTCGCCGGACTCGATCGCGTCCTTGATCTGATGGATGAAGCCAACGAGCCGTCCGGCAATCCAGGTGCGATCACCCTAGCGCGCCAACAGGTTTCGGGCGAATTGGTTTTTAACCAAGTATCGTTCCGCTACCCCGCAGCCGAACAAAACGTCCTCCACGATGTAAGCTTCACCGCGCCGGCGGGCGCGACCGTAGCTCTAGTCGGCCGTAGTGGCGCTGGAAAAACAACACTATGCAACCTCGTCGCCCGCTTCTACCAGCCTTCCGGCGGCAGCATTGAACTGGATGGACGCGATGTGCGCGATATCCATCTCGATTCCTACCGAAAACTACTCGGCGTCGTCGAGCAAGACGTTTTCCTGTTTGACGGTACGGTGCTTGATAATATTGCCTACGGTCGCCGAGGAGCCACTGAGGCGGAGATTGTCGAAGCCTCCGTGGCCGCGGCTGCTTTCGAGTTTATTGAAGCGTTGCCCGAAGGATTCAACACCTGGATCGGTGAACGCGGAGTAAAGCTGAGTGGTGGGCAACGCCAGCGTTTAGCCATCGCACGCGCGCTATTGGCCGACCCTCGTATTTTGATTTTGGATGAAGCGACCAGCAATCTGGATAGTGAGAGTGAACGTCTCATCCAAAATAGCCTCAAGCGACTCCTGCATGGCCGGACCGCTTTCGTTATCGCGCATCGCTTGAGCACCATCATGCATGCGGACCTCATCCTCGTATTGGATGAGGGGCGAATTGCTGAACAAGGAACGCACGCGGAGCTGCTAGAGCAAGGCGGCCTCTACCAACGCATGGTTGTCTTGCAAACCGAATCCGTCCCCTTAGCGCAATAG
- the radC gene encoding RadC family protein, with product MQPSGDEKRRAQYDELLGLLVASSDFAKQEIQSRCQEAKPRFITNVLKQLVSEGVLRTTGSTGSDTRFSWATPPQSFPTQHWIEQQFRGSQVTQSPPEERPRERLLELGPVNLKTSELLAILIRSGRKGESAVQAGQKLSNFFHEQMESLPRMSPAEFKQLSTAVSEVAFCQIQAGVELGRRVHEAALQNSPKGKINSTHAAIDYCSRHFARLAQDGRQEEFHIVTLDTKLQPIQSHRITVGTLDASLVHPREVFRAAIRDAASSILLVHNHPSGDPTPSRQDREVTERLKRSGELIGIQVIDHVIVARERTVSLAEEA from the coding sequence ATGCAGCCCAGTGGCGATGAAAAACGACGTGCGCAATACGACGAGCTACTGGGGCTGTTGGTCGCCAGCAGTGATTTTGCCAAGCAGGAAATCCAATCGCGTTGCCAAGAGGCGAAGCCTAGATTTATCACCAACGTCCTCAAGCAACTCGTCTCCGAAGGGGTATTGCGAACCACAGGCTCAACCGGCAGCGACACGAGATTCAGCTGGGCTACGCCCCCCCAATCGTTTCCGACTCAACACTGGATCGAACAACAATTTCGAGGCAGTCAAGTTACGCAATCACCACCTGAAGAGCGTCCGCGCGAACGACTGCTAGAGCTGGGGCCGGTGAATCTAAAGACCAGTGAACTGCTGGCCATCCTCATCCGCTCTGGCCGCAAAGGGGAGTCTGCAGTCCAAGCGGGACAAAAACTCTCCAATTTCTTCCACGAGCAAATGGAGAGCTTGCCGCGAATGTCGCCGGCCGAATTCAAGCAACTGAGCACCGCTGTCTCCGAGGTTGCCTTCTGCCAGATCCAGGCGGGTGTGGAACTGGGACGACGGGTTCACGAAGCAGCTTTGCAGAACTCGCCGAAAGGCAAAATCAACAGTACCCATGCCGCCATCGACTACTGCTCCCGACACTTTGCCCGATTGGCCCAAGACGGCAGGCAGGAAGAATTCCATATCGTGACGCTCGATACCAAGCTTCAACCCATTCAGAGTCATCGCATCACCGTCGGAACGCTCGACGCCAGCCTTGTTCACCCTCGGGAGGTCTTCCGGGCGGCGATTCGCGATGCAGCCTCCTCCATCCTACTCGTACACAATCATCCCTCCGGAGATCCCACGCCAAGCCGACAGGATCGTGAGGTCACCGAACGGCTCAAACGATCGGGGGAATTGATTGGAATTCAAGTCATCGATCATGTGATTGTTGCCAGGGAGCGAACCGTTAGCCTGGCCGAAGAGGCGTAA
- the dapB gene encoding 4-hydroxy-tetrahydrodipicolinate reductase, with the protein MPIQLAIHGAGGRMGKRLVALGSQDPELQVVGAIDNPANPMCGQDAGLVAGVGELGVPLSGTWPAECQTAIDFSVPAACMVALAHCTQHKIPLVVATTGLTDEQMSQVSAAAQVIPICWAPNMSLAVNLTMRLAQQAATALKTVPQGADVEIIERHHRYKEDSPSGTALKFGEIIAEAMGLDKHVHGREGLCGPRTRSEIGYHAVRTGDDPGQHTIIFGMLGETIELRVGASSRDSYAQGALAAAKFLVGKPIGMYNMFDVLGLD; encoded by the coding sequence ATGCCAATCCAACTCGCCATTCACGGTGCTGGCGGTCGCATGGGAAAACGACTCGTCGCCCTTGGAAGCCAGGATCCTGAATTGCAAGTCGTGGGCGCAATTGACAATCCCGCCAACCCCATGTGTGGCCAGGATGCGGGTCTGGTGGCAGGTGTTGGCGAGTTGGGAGTTCCCTTGTCTGGGACTTGGCCGGCAGAATGTCAAACGGCCATCGACTTCTCGGTCCCTGCAGCTTGCATGGTCGCATTGGCGCATTGCACCCAACACAAGATCCCCCTAGTCGTCGCCACCACGGGACTCACCGACGAACAGATGAGTCAGGTGAGCGCGGCCGCTCAGGTTATCCCTATTTGCTGGGCCCCGAACATGTCGTTGGCAGTGAATCTTACAATGCGGCTTGCGCAACAGGCTGCGACTGCCCTGAAGACAGTACCCCAGGGTGCCGACGTTGAAATCATCGAACGCCACCACCGCTACAAAGAAGATTCCCCCAGCGGTACTGCATTGAAATTCGGCGAGATTATTGCCGAGGCGATGGGATTGGACAAACACGTTCATGGTCGCGAAGGCCTTTGTGGTCCTCGCACCCGCTCTGAGATCGGCTACCATGCGGTCCGCACCGGCGACGATCCAGGGCAGCATACGATCATCTTCGGCATGCTGGGGGAAACGATCGAATTGCGAGTTGGAGCCTCAAGCCGCGACAGCTACGCGCAAGGCGCCCTGGCGGCGGCCAAATTCTTGGTCGGCAAGCCCATCGGCATGTACAACATGTTTGACGTACTGGGATTGGATTAG